TCTGGATGAGCCCACAGCGGGAATCGATCCGGTAGCGCGGCGGAAGCTTTGGGATCTGCTCTTTGAACTCAGCGGTCAGGGCATCACCTTTTTTGTAACGACGCACTACATGGACGAAGCCGAGCGCTGCTCTCATCTCGCTTACATTTACTACGGCAAGCTGATCGCCGACGGTACTCCGGATACTTTGCGTGAGATTCCCGAAGTCTCTCCCCCCGGCACGCAGCGTTTCGAGATCACGACAAAGGATGTGACCACTGCGCTCCGGCGCGCGCGGACACTGCCCTTCATGCGCAGCGCTACGATTTTTGGCCGCTCGATCCATGCGTTGATGCAGGACTCGATCACGCAATCCGAGTTGCAAGAAGAGCTGGAAACGGTCGGCGTGCATGCCGACGAGATTCGTCCGCTCATGCCCGATTTGGAAGATGTATTTGTGGAGTTGACTTATCGCAAGCAGGCTGAGATGGAGGTTAGCAAGGTTTAACCGCTATGGAAGTGTTACAACACAATCCGGAAAACCAAAATCACCAGGCATGGAGCAAGAGTCCCTTCCGCGGATTCAGCGCGATCTTTTATAAAGAGTCGATCCATCTTCGACGCGATTCGATGGCCATTATGTTCGCGTTGCTTGTTCCTATTGTGGAAATGATCATCTTGGGAGCAGCGATCGACACCAACGTGCGCCAGGTGAAGACTGTTGTCTTTGACCAGAGCGGGCTGATGGAACATGCGGGTGATATAGAAGGAAGCCAGAGCAGCCGGGCATTGCTCGATCGCTTTCGCAGCTCGGATACCTTCAAGTTCTACAAATATGCTCACTCGGACGAAGAGCTGACCCATGAAATGGTTGCCGGTCGCGCCAAAGTAGGAATCAAAATTCCGTATGACTTCGACCGCCAGCTCGTCCGGGGTGGCAGCGCGCAAGTGATGGTGCTGGTCGATGGCTCGGATTCGTCGGTTGCTGGACAGTCCCTGAATGTCGCGTCGGCAATCGGGCTTGACGAATCCCTACGGCGCATGTTGCCGCCGGGCAAGCTACCAGCCATCGATATTCGTCCAAAGATGATGTTCAATCCAGATTCGCGCTCTCCCAACTTCTTCCTGCCTGGACTGATGACGGTGCTCTTGTTGTTCGTCACCACCATGCTGACCGCGTTCTCCATCGTGCGCGAGAAGGAGCGCGGCACGCTGGAGCAGCTCTTCGTCACGCCGGTGCGTCCACTGGGTCTAATGATGGGCAAGATCATGCCTTACTTCGGACTAGCGATGATCGAGATGCTGATGATTCTCGCCTTCATGCGCGTCGCGTTCAGAGTGCCAATCCACGGGAGCGTATTACTGTTGCTGGCCCTGGCGATGTGTTACATGTTCACGCATTTATCGCTGGGAATGCTCATCTCGTCCAAGGCAAACTCCCAAAACGATGCCATGCAGCGCTCCATGGGAATCATGCTGCCGAGCATCTTCCTCTCCGGCTATATCTTTCCTCTCGACAATATGCCCTGGATCTTTTACCTGATGAGCTTCTTCGTGCCCGCGACCTACATGATGAAG
The window above is part of the Acidobacteriota bacterium genome. Proteins encoded here:
- a CDS encoding multidrug ABC transporter ATP-binding protein, translated to MAAIVAEKLVRKFGDVTAVDGVSFQVQSGEVFGFLGPNGSGKTTVIKMLTGILPLTSGRGVVDGIDVSADPDGVKQRIGYMSQKFSLYDDLTVLENLRFYAQIYGLKGKVAQEKIEQTMQQNAIEPYKDRAAGKLSGGWKQRLALSCAMMHGPKMLYLDEPTAGIDPVARRKLWDLLFELSGQGITFFVTTHYMDEAERCSHLAYIYYGKLIADGTPDTLREIPEVSPPGTQRFEITTKDVTTALRRARTLPFMRSATIFGRSIHALMQDSITQSELQEELETVGVHADEIRPLMPDLEDVFVELTYRKQAEMEVSKV
- a CDS encoding ABC transporter permease; translation: MEVLQHNPENQNHQAWSKSPFRGFSAIFYKESIHLRRDSMAIMFALLVPIVEMIILGAAIDTNVRQVKTVVFDQSGLMEHAGDIEGSQSSRALLDRFRSSDTFKFYKYAHSDEELTHEMVAGRAKVGIKIPYDFDRQLVRGGSAQVMVLVDGSDSSVAGQSLNVASAIGLDESLRRMLPPGKLPAIDIRPKMMFNPDSRSPNFFLPGLMTVLLLFVTTMLTAFSIVREKERGTLEQLFVTPVRPLGLMMGKIMPYFGLAMIEMLMILAFMRVAFRVPIHGSVLLLLALAMCYMFTHLSLGMLISSKANSQNDAMQRSMGIMLPSIFLSGYIFPLDNMPWIFYLMSFFVPATYMMKISRGIILRGAGFGDLWMNAAALLVMGFGALAMAARNFKKMIV